One Alkalidesulfovibrio alkalitolerans DSM 16529 genomic window, AGAAAAGCTCCAGGCGCGGCAAGGTCTTTTATTCCTGCGACCAGTATCCCAGGTGCGACTACGCCCTGTGGGACTGGCCCATCGCGCAGCCTTGCCCCGAGTGCGGCTCTCCCGTCCTGGTGCGCAAGACCACCAAGGCGCGCGGCGAGCACATCGCCTGCCCCAACCCCAAATGCCGCTTCACGGCCGACATCGAGACCGACGAAGGCCCTGCCGAGGCCTGACCGCCCTTCCCGCGTTTTCCGCTTCTGTCGGCATTTCCTACTTGACCCGCTGGAAACGGGAGCACATAGTATTGCTTTCCGGTTTCAAGGGAAGGGGCGGAGATGAAGGTTCTCCTGGTCGAAGACGAAAAGATCATCGCCTTGTATTATAAGAAGATTCTCGACGGCATGGGAGTCCAGGTGCTCGTCGCGCACAGCGGCGAGGACGCCTTGGCGTTGCTTGACGCCCAGCCCGCGCCCGATCTTTTGCTCATGGACATCAATCTCGAAGGCGGCATGGACGGCATCGAGGCCTGCTCCAGGATCAAAATGCGCTTCGACGTGCCCGTGGTCTACGTGACCGCCTATTCCGACCCCGACACCAGGGCCAGGGCCGAGAAGACCGGGCCGAGTGCCTATCTGGTCAAACCCG contains:
- a CDS encoding response regulator: MKVLLVEDEKIIALYYKKILDGMGVQVLVAHSGEDALALLDAQPAPDLLLMDINLEGGMDGIEACSRIKMRFDVPVVYVTAYSDPDTRARAEKTGPSAYLVKPVDANTLRDTVRSFPASDNNH